GACATCTGGAGGCGGACCGCACATGACCGGCATCGACTGGGACCACCCGACCGACCCCAAGCCCGGCTGGCAGCTGGACCACGTCAAGCAGTACGTCGGTTCCCGCGGGGCCGAAGGCCAGTTCTGGAACGGCACCCAGACCCTGCTTCTCACCACTCTCGGGCGCAAGAGCGGGAACCCCGTCCGCACCCCGCTCATCTACGGCGAGAAGGACGGGCGGTACTTCATCGTCGCTTCCAAGGGCGGCGCCCCCGAGCACCCGCTCTGGTACC
This is a stretch of genomic DNA from Streptomyces sp. NBC_00536. It encodes these proteins:
- a CDS encoding nitroreductase family deazaflavin-dependent oxidoreductase encodes the protein MTGIDWDHPTDPKPGWQLDHVKQYVGSRGAEGQFWNGTQTLLLTTLGRKSGNPVRTPLIYGEKDGRYFIVASKGGAPEHPLWYLNLTEHPEVRIQVGPEIIQGTAHTADSSERAAAWSLMVEHWPAYEEYQTKTDREIPVVVIEPLGA